One window of Vitis riparia cultivar Riparia Gloire de Montpellier isolate 1030 chromosome 5, EGFV_Vit.rip_1.0, whole genome shotgun sequence genomic DNA carries:
- the LOC117915189 gene encoding vegetative cell wall protein gp1-like, whose protein sequence is MARTRGAKFSSPSSRKQTPRDEPVQASTSEPPRPEVVSPPVKPTPKKRQAKPTLQTPPARHYLTRSGGRPLQKRARVESSEPIDLTGQSPVPSPEPSPVPSPAPPAKPQTSQPPPSEPQIPSGTAPKAIIRRPMLTQPPIEGNLDC, encoded by the coding sequence atggcacgaaccagaggCGCTAAGTTTTCCTCTCCTTCTAGCCGAAAGCAAACGCCGCGCGATGAACCTGTTCAAGCATCTACCTCTGAGCCTCCACGGCCGGAAGTTGTTTCGCCTCCTGTGAAGCCCACACCAAAGAAACGCCAGGCCAAGCCGACATTGCAGACGCCTCCGGCGAGGCACTAtcttaccaggtcagggggccgtCCCCTGCAAAAACGAGCCAGAGTGGAAAGCTCGGAACCCATCGACTTGACAGGGCAGTCCCCTGTTCCTTCTCCAGAGCCCtctccggtgccatctccggcaccgccGGCAAAGCCTCAAACAAGCCAACCGCCACCTTCTGAGCCCCAAATTCCGTCTGGGACAGCTCCTAAAGCAATAATCAGGCGTCCAATGCTCACTCAGCcgccaattgaaggcaatttggactgcTGA
- the LOC117915049 gene encoding 60S ribosomal protein L13a-4: MVSGSGICARRVVVDARHHMLGRLASILAKELLNGQKVVVVRCEEICLSGGLVRQKMKYLRFLRKRMNTKPSHGPIHFRAPSKILWRTIRGMIPHKTKRGAAALARLKAYEGIPPPYDKMKRMVIPDALKVLRLQAGHKYCLLGRLSSEVGWNHYETIKELEKKRKERAELAYERKKQLNKLRVKAEKAAVDKLGSQLDVIAPIKY, encoded by the exons ATGGTGTCAGGGTCTGGAATCTGCGCGAGGAGAGTGGTTGTTGACGCCCGCCACCACATGCTGGGGCGATTGGCTTCGATATTGGCCAAGGAGCTGCTCAATGGTCAGAAGGTGGTGGTGGTCCGATGCGAGGAGATCTGCCTCTCCGGTGGCCTCGTGCGCCAGAAGATGAAGTATCTTCGCTTCCTCCGCAAGCGCATGAACACCAAGCCTTCCCATGGCCCAATCCACTTCCGCGCTCCCTCCAAGATCCTCTGGAGGACCATACGCGG GATGATTCCTCACAAGACTAAGCGTGGAGCCGCAGCGCTTGCCAGATTGAAGGCTTACGAGGGGATTCCACCTCCATATGATAAGATGAAGAGGATGGTTATTCCTGACGCTCTCAA GGTTTTGAGGCTTCAAGCTGGGCACAAGTACTGCTTGTTGGGCAGGCTTTCATCAGAGGTGGGATGGAACCACTATGAAACCATCAAG GAGCttgagaagaagagaaaggaaagggCTGAGTTGGCCTATGAGAGGAAGAAGCAATTGAACAAACTAAGAGTCAAAGCTGAGAAGGCTGCAGTGGATAAGCTCGGATCTCAGCTAGATGTTATTGCTCCCATCAAATACTGA